From the genome of Winogradskyella forsetii, one region includes:
- a CDS encoding CBS domain-containing protein: protein MGIKSFQGARRQQNTVGSSQLKVRDYMSTNLITFRPDQSVQEVVEALIKHKISGGPVVNDRQELVGIISEGDCLKQLSESRYYNMPLEHDNVEKRMATNVETIDGNLDVFDAANKFLQSKRRRFPIVENGKLVGQISQKDILIAALELKGENWNSTTKGGS, encoded by the coding sequence ATGGGAATTAAAAGTTTTCAAGGAGCGCGAAGGCAGCAGAATACTGTAGGGTCTTCTCAACTAAAAGTAAGGGATTATATGTCTACTAATCTTATAACATTTAGACCTGATCAGTCCGTTCAAGAAGTGGTGGAGGCATTAATTAAGCATAAAATTTCCGGTGGTCCTGTTGTTAATGATAGGCAGGAACTGGTTGGGATTATTTCTGAAGGCGATTGCCTCAAACAATTAAGTGAAAGTCGCTATTATAATATGCCCTTGGAGCACGACAATGTTGAAAAACGTATGGCTACAAACGTCGAGACCATTGACGGTAACTTAGATGTTTTTGATGCTGCCAATAAATTTTTACAGTCCAAAAGACGTCGTTTCCCAATTGTCGAAAACGGAAAATTGGTTGGGCAAATTAGCCAAAAGGATATCCTGATTGCTGCTCTGGAACTTAAAGGGGAGAATTGGAACAGTACCACTAAGGGCGGTTCTTAG
- a CDS encoding single-stranded DNA-binding protein — protein MNTIKNKVQLIGNLGKDPEITNFESGKTLAKFSIATNDSYKNAKGEKVEDTQWHNVVAWGKTAEIIEKYVTKGKEVAIEGKLTTRSWDDKDGIKRYITEVVCSELLMLGNK, from the coding sequence ATGAACACCATTAAAAACAAAGTACAGTTGATTGGTAACTTAGGCAAAGACCCAGAAATCACCAATTTTGAATCCGGAAAAACCTTAGCAAAATTCTCTATCGCTACCAACGATAGTTATAAAAACGCGAAAGGCGAAAAAGTTGAAGACACACAATGGCATAACGTTGTGGCTTGGGGAAAAACCGCAGAAATAATTGAAAAATATGTCACCAAAGGCAAGGAAGTTGCCATAGAAGGAAAACTAACCACAAGATCTTGGGACGATAAAGATGGCATTAAGCGCTACATAACGGAAGTGGTGTGTAGTGAGCTGCTTATGCTTGGGAATAAATAG
- a CDS encoding suppressor of fused domain protein, which translates to MPRHATAHIQQRWQQAENELMAEYKNPFSDRKHYHEHAEWIDDHLSKFFDDKLVSVFHEIPTLDLHLDVYLIKPENASFNILLTSGMSTLKMNVDEQAENVKDLEFAELMMLIPKTIDFGQVYSGENKNDWIISILKRTAKFPHFYDTWIGIGHTIQAEEDLTPYATDTDYVGALILPSVTFDKDFTEINKNGRKINIYNVLPLYKNEMEFKIENGYSKLLDLLIKANGKEVLDLNRENLISKKSVWNRIFKN; encoded by the coding sequence GTGCCGAGACACGCCACAGCCCATATACAACAACGTTGGCAACAAGCTGAAAACGAACTTATGGCTGAATACAAAAATCCGTTCTCGGACAGAAAACATTACCACGAACACGCTGAATGGATTGATGACCATTTAAGCAAATTCTTTGATGATAAATTAGTTTCAGTTTTTCACGAAATCCCGACTTTGGATTTACATCTTGATGTTTATTTAATAAAACCTGAAAACGCGTCATTCAACATACTTTTGACTTCTGGAATGAGTACGTTAAAAATGAATGTTGACGAACAAGCAGAAAACGTAAAAGATTTGGAATTTGCCGAATTAATGATGCTTATTCCAAAAACTATTGATTTTGGACAAGTTTACTCTGGAGAAAATAAAAATGATTGGATTATATCGATTCTTAAAAGAACTGCGAAATTCCCACACTTTTACGATACTTGGATTGGAATTGGACACACAATACAAGCGGAAGAAGATTTAACGCCTTACGCAACTGATACTGACTATGTCGGAGCTTTAATTCTACCTTCTGTAACTTTCGATAAGGATTTTACAGAAATAAATAAAAATGGACGGAAAATAAATATTTACAATGTGCTTCCACTTTATAAAAACGAGATGGAATTTAAAATAGAAAATGGATATAGCAAATTATTGGATTTATTAATTAAAGCGAATGGAAAAGAAGTTTTGGATTTGAATAGAGAAAATCTGATTTCAAAAAAATCCGTTTGGAATAGAATATTTAAGAACTAA
- a CDS encoding DUF4304 domain-containing protein produces MNFFKLFGKTKGQSTNTESEKPEFGKIKVFKSLPKEQWKPAYNELNKIIGTNLKEFGFIKKGRKHYRLTNDLLEVIDIDNRGSWTGAKDDIVIRIGLVPYCWQGLTNEYYLVGSKKIEEIDKSIRKHFRISEEYLILADYLSKKIITNALPFFEKYNSTKKITSQPYIFPYYSKCGGNDIFNSHFLILFSELKQRITKNAIEIIDNEIEYGSDSLNQITWKELKKLVVNKDWKSIDRILKENETNILNKLKIKPIANTA; encoded by the coding sequence ATGAATTTCTTCAAACTTTTCGGAAAAACCAAAGGACAGAGCACAAATACTGAATCTGAAAAACCGGAATTTGGGAAAATCAAAGTTTTTAAAAGCTTACCTAAAGAACAATGGAAACCTGCTTACAATGAGCTGAATAAAATAATTGGAACAAACCTAAAAGAATTCGGATTTATAAAAAAAGGCAGAAAGCATTATCGACTTACGAACGACTTGTTAGAAGTTATCGATATTGACAATCGTGGAAGTTGGACTGGAGCGAAAGATGATATTGTAATTCGAATAGGATTAGTTCCTTACTGTTGGCAAGGACTTACGAATGAATACTATTTAGTTGGTTCAAAAAAAATCGAGGAAATAGACAAGTCTATCAGAAAACACTTTAGAATTTCAGAAGAGTATTTAATATTAGCCGATTATCTTTCGAAAAAAATAATTACGAATGCTCTACCCTTTTTTGAAAAATATAATTCAACAAAAAAAATAACAAGTCAACCATATATTTTCCCGTACTATTCAAAATGTGGTGGAAATGACATTTTTAATTCTCATTTCTTAATTCTGTTCTCGGAATTGAAACAACGCATAACTAAAAATGCAATAGAGATTATTGACAATGAAATTGAATATGGGTCTGACAGTTTAAATCAAATTACCTGGAAGGAATTAAAAAAGTTAGTTGTAAATAAAGATTGGAAATCTATAGACAGAATATTGAAAGAAAATGAAACTAATATTTTGAATAAACTGAAAATAAAGCCAATTGCCAACACCGCATAA
- a CDS encoding DUF6090 family protein encodes MIKFFRKIRQQLLTENKFSKYLIYAIGEIILVVIGILIALQLNNWNTDHKASIEEIELLTEMKFNLEKDMKDCIWNINKNKDLYNSNLIVLKQIEERKPFMDSLNVHYGNLLGTTTQLRNLSAYDHLKSRGINLIKNDSLRQQITTVYSARYYYIEMKELEYDNQIQLNQVIPQLNGKIIIDNISKTGYPIDLENLYDDNYLKGTLRTNIDVKRFMIKAYKNLEGDLRNLIELIDIELNTRKN; translated from the coding sequence ATGATAAAATTCTTTAGAAAAATTAGACAACAACTGCTGACTGAAAATAAGTTCAGCAAGTATTTAATTTACGCAATTGGGGAAATCATTTTGGTCGTTATTGGAATTTTGATTGCTCTACAATTAAATAATTGGAACACCGACCATAAGGCGAGTATTGAAGAAATTGAACTTTTGACAGAGATGAAATTTAATCTCGAAAAAGATATGAAAGATTGTATTTGGAACATTAATAAAAACAAAGATTTATATAATTCGAACTTGATAGTACTTAAGCAAATTGAAGAACGAAAGCCCTTTATGGATTCGCTTAATGTACATTATGGAAATCTTTTAGGAACAACTACTCAATTGAGAAATCTGTCTGCATATGACCACCTGAAGTCTAGAGGAATAAACCTAATTAAAAATGATAGTTTAAGGCAACAAATAACTACAGTTTATTCCGCTCGTTATTATTATATTGAAATGAAAGAACTTGAATATGATAATCAGATTCAATTAAACCAAGTCATACCACAATTAAACGGCAAGATTATTATTGATAATATTTCAAAAACTGGATATCCAATTGATTTAGAAAACTTATACGATGATAATTATTTGAAAGGAACACTTCGAACAAACATAGACGTTAAACGATTTATGATAAAAGCTTATAAAAATCTCGAAGGTGATTTACGGAACTTGATAGAACTTATTGACATTGAACTTAACACTCGAAAAAATTAA
- a CDS encoding TlpA family protein disulfide reductase: protein MKNSKIVRKSLMITMISLTIFSCKESNCEFEIAKNEFEVVLKTESKTDSLSMYPSFVSKKFLDSTYTMLFKEPIQNGIVKFKGDKPSHPVMFDILDDNIGLSDKFFIDNGSTELSVSFLNEDTKVIVSDNKKSKTQKEYELLKREGLDSIENLRSKADSVDERRKFSIIRDTLIVDFLNENPNSYVPLWLIANYFSFGSQQYNKLYDESMPLFSNEIKKTELFKNIETSLKEGRDFSIQNKELSLKNIGLADVQFKLSSLNNSKYILIDFWFSNCGPCLLEMPKYIPIYEKYKGVGFEIVSISVDKSSKIEDWKTIINEKGFNWIHYLDENGVETKKMNINSFPTTFLVNDEGEIIEKNMTSEKLKRFLSLKLD from the coding sequence ATGAAAAACAGTAAAATCGTAAGAAAAAGTCTAATGATAACTATGATTTCACTGACTATATTTTCTTGTAAAGAATCTAACTGTGAATTTGAAATCGCGAAAAATGAATTTGAAGTTGTCCTTAAAACTGAATCAAAGACGGACTCTTTGTCAATGTATCCAAGCTTTGTTTCTAAAAAATTTTTAGATTCTACTTATACAATGTTGTTTAAAGAGCCAATTCAAAATGGTATTGTTAAGTTCAAGGGCGATAAACCATCACATCCTGTAATGTTTGATATTCTTGATGATAATATCGGTTTATCAGATAAATTTTTTATTGATAACGGTTCTACAGAACTCTCTGTGAGTTTTTTAAATGAAGATACAAAAGTCATTGTATCGGATAATAAAAAATCTAAAACCCAGAAAGAATATGAATTATTGAAAAGGGAAGGATTAGACTCAATTGAAAATTTACGGTCTAAAGCCGATTCAGTGGACGAAAGAAGAAAATTTAGTATTATTAGAGATACTTTAATAGTCGATTTTCTTAATGAAAATCCTAATTCTTACGTTCCTCTATGGTTAATTGCAAACTATTTTTCTTTTGGAAGTCAACAATACAATAAACTATATGATGAATCTATGCCTCTTTTTTCAAATGAAATTAAAAAAACAGAATTATTTAAAAATATAGAGACTAGTTTAAAAGAAGGAAGGGATTTTTCTATTCAAAATAAAGAGTTATCTCTTAAAAATATTGGTTTAGCAGATGTTCAGTTTAAATTAAGTAGCCTAAATAATAGTAAGTATATTCTAATTGATTTTTGGTTTTCTAATTGCGGTCCATGTCTTCTGGAAATGCCAAAATATATTCCAATCTATGAAAAATACAAAGGCGTAGGTTTTGAAATTGTTAGCATCTCTGTTGACAAGTCAAGTAAAATAGAAGATTGGAAAACTATTATTAATGAAAAGGGATTTAACTGGATTCACTACTTGGATGAAAACGGAGTAGAGACAAAAAAAATGAACATAAACAGTTTCCCTACTACATTTTTAGTTAATGACGAAGGTGAAATAATAGAAAAGAATATGACATCCGAAAAATTGAAAAGGTTCTTAAGTTTAAAGTTGGATTGA
- a CDS encoding serine hydrolase domain-containing protein: protein MELKKLLITLIFTCNIGIVSFSQTKKILDSDTIQQRIEKVENSLSPLVLNKGESLWNIEKQMQKYNVAGLSIAVINNYDIEWAKGYGSTGGKVTPNVTQRTVFQAASMSKFVNAVALMNLVELKKIDLNEDINNYLTSWRFPYTKNSDSIPITIRQLLSHTAGLSTHGFNGYKNSKNLPTIIQTLEGSKPANSDRVEQHLPPNKEFKYSGGGVTISQLILMDNSNSTYEHFSNTNIFSPLGMTNSFYSMEFDKYPKDLAYGHSKNGKPLKNKYNIYPESAAAGLWTTPTDLAKLIIDIQLSLKNDTGKILSKPSTEELIEPSLKNSNSALGLFTENENGELYLQHSGSNRGYRGKFYFSVENGNGVVIMVNGTNTEIIEEIIRSVVKVYNWAGFEKLVVSPELNLDDIDLSKYEGTYILENREVNVSLKKGQLVLSEKGKWSSKLTALTHATFVVDIVKPQATIEFVINNDGSISKCVLKQGESTEWIKKK, encoded by the coding sequence ATGGAATTAAAAAAACTACTAATCACTTTAATTTTTACTTGCAACATTGGCATTGTTAGTTTTTCACAGACAAAAAAGATTCTTGATTCTGATACAATTCAGCAAAGAATAGAAAAAGTTGAAAATAGTCTCAGTCCTTTGGTCTTAAATAAAGGCGAATCGCTCTGGAATATTGAAAAGCAGATGCAGAAATACAATGTTGCTGGACTTAGCATTGCAGTAATCAACAACTATGATATTGAGTGGGCGAAAGGATATGGTTCAACTGGTGGTAAAGTAACACCAAACGTGACACAACGAACTGTTTTTCAGGCTGCCTCAATGAGCAAATTTGTTAATGCAGTAGCCTTGATGAATTTAGTGGAATTGAAAAAAATAGATTTAAATGAGGATATTAATAATTATTTGACCTCATGGAGATTTCCTTACACTAAAAATAGTGATAGCATCCCGATTACAATTCGTCAACTATTAAGCCATACAGCAGGCTTATCCACTCACGGATTTAATGGATATAAAAATTCAAAAAACCTTCCAACCATAATTCAAACTTTAGAAGGAAGTAAACCAGCAAATTCGGACAGAGTAGAGCAACATCTCCCACCAAATAAAGAATTTAAATATTCTGGTGGAGGAGTTACCATCTCTCAACTGATTCTTATGGACAATTCAAATTCTACTTATGAGCATTTTTCGAATACAAATATTTTTTCACCATTAGGAATGACTAATTCTTTCTACTCAATGGAGTTTGATAAGTATCCAAAGGATTTAGCTTATGGACATTCAAAAAATGGCAAACCTCTAAAGAATAAGTACAATATATATCCCGAATCTGCGGCAGCAGGATTATGGACAACACCTACAGATTTGGCAAAATTAATTATTGATATTCAACTAAGCTTAAAAAACGACACAGGGAAAATTCTTTCCAAACCATCAACTGAAGAACTAATAGAACCATCTTTAAAAAATAGCAACTCCGCATTAGGCTTATTTACAGAGAATGAAAACGGAGAATTATATTTACAGCATTCAGGTTCAAATAGAGGCTATAGAGGAAAGTTCTATTTCAGTGTAGAAAACGGAAATGGTGTGGTCATTATGGTCAATGGTACTAACACAGAAATCATAGAAGAAATTATAAGAAGCGTTGTAAAAGTATATAATTGGGCAGGATTTGAAAAATTAGTAGTCTCACCAGAATTGAACCTTGATGATATCGATTTAAGTAAATACGAAGGAACATATATTTTAGAAAACAGAGAAGTTAATGTTAGCCTAAAGAAAGGACAGCTTGTTCTTTCAGAGAAAGGTAAATGGAGTTCTAAATTGACAGCCTTGACGCATGCTACTTTTGTAGTTGATATTGTAAAACCACAAGCTACAATTGAATTTGTTATTAATAATGATGGCTCTATTAGCAAATGTGTTTTAAAACAAGGCGAATCGACAGAATGGATAAAAAAGAAATAA
- a CDS encoding Crp/Fnr family transcriptional regulator yields the protein MKEEFKRHIESYLKLFPHSSSEELEILRTQLIINQFGKKDFFFKSGEIQKNMGFVCEGLLRRYYINEKGNKITTGFIKENEYATDYPAFIRQQPTKYYMECLEPSIIIELSYVDIQEGYKKIKNNERYGRLTAEYVLMVQTDRVESFLFQNAEQRYLNFMDENPDLINRISLTHLSSYLGIERQSLSRIRNKIVKK from the coding sequence ATGAAAGAAGAGTTTAAAAGACATATTGAATCATATCTCAAATTATTTCCACATTCAAGTTCAGAGGAATTAGAAATTTTACGAACACAATTAATCATAAACCAATTTGGTAAAAAAGATTTCTTCTTTAAGAGTGGAGAAATTCAAAAAAACATGGGTTTTGTCTGTGAAGGATTATTGAGGCGGTATTATATAAACGAAAAAGGAAATAAAATAACCACAGGCTTTATTAAAGAAAATGAATATGCTACAGATTATCCTGCATTTATAAGACAACAGCCAACCAAGTACTATATGGAGTGTCTTGAACCATCGATAATTATTGAACTCTCTTACGTAGATATTCAAGAAGGGTATAAAAAAATTAAAAATAACGAAAGGTATGGTAGATTAACTGCCGAATATGTTTTGATGGTGCAAACAGATAGGGTAGAAAGCTTTTTATTCCAAAATGCCGAACAAAGGTATTTGAACTTTATGGACGAAAATCCTGATCTCATTAATAGGATAAGTTTAACCCATTTATCGTCATACTTGGGCATTGAAAGACAATCACTGAGTAGAATACGAAATAAAATTGTAAAAAAATAA